A genomic region of uncultured Methanobrevibacter sp. contains the following coding sequences:
- the rpl12p gene encoding 50S ribosomal protein P1, whose amino-acid sequence MEYIYAAMILHSADKDINEENVKSIIEAAGIEADDARIKALIAALEDVDIDEAMETTAMAAAPAAAAPAAAEAAVEEEEEEEDEEEAEEEAAAGLGALFG is encoded by the coding sequence ATGGAATATATATATGCGGCAATGATTTTGCACAGTGCAGATAAAGATATTAACGAAGAAAATGTTAAAAGTATTATAGAGGCAGCAGGAATTGAAGCTGATGATGCTAGGATTAAAGCATTAATCGCAGCTTTAGAAGATGTTGACATTGATGAAGCAATGGAAACTACTGCAATGGCAGCAGCTCCTGCAGCAGCAGCTCCAGCAGCAGCTGAAGCAGCTGTAGAAGAAGAGGAAGAAGAGGAAGATGAAGAAGAAGCAGAAGAAGAAGCAGCTGCAGGTTTAGGTGCTTTATTCGGATAG